Below is a genomic region from Bacteroidota bacterium.
TTTGTTTTTAAGAAATACAATCCATGCTCGGGTTCAACATACTTTTTACTTTTTTCTTCAAAAAGAGTTTTTACAAGTTCTCCTGTTTTTGCATCATATTTATTGAGCTTTAAATGGTTTTGATCCCTGTTCAATTCAGCAATGTAAATAAAGTTTTCATTGGGTCCCCATGTTATATTTGTAAGGTATTTTTCTTTATCTCCTTTTGTTTTTAAATAAATCGTTTTCTTATCCTTCAAACTATAAATTCCAAGTTGTACCTCTTCACTTTTCATCCCTGCCATAGGATATTTCACTGTTTTATTTTCCGCAACTCTTTTGTCAAAATTAATAATTGGATAATCGGAAACCATATTTTCATCTTTTCTGTAGAATGCAAGGTAATGACCATTAGGTGACCAAAATGTTCCTTTTGTAATTCCAAACTCACGCCTGTGAACAGATTGCCCATCAACAAAAGTCTCATCATCAGTAACTTTATATCCTTTTTCATTAGCTTCAGAAATATATAAATTGTTAGCAACCGTATAGGCTATAGCAAAGTTTGCCTTGCAAAAATCACTATTTTTACCTTTAGTGTCACAGCAATTTCCTACAGTAATATTATTGCTTTTAAGGTTATAAATTAAAATTTCATCCTCAAGCTGAAACCTGAATTCATTCTCTGAAATCCAGTGTATGTAAGGAAATTTTTTCAGTTTTGTTTTTTCTAATTTTTCAAGACCCTTATTTATTTTTTCAAGGTCAAGAATATCTTTGTGCTTATCTTTTTTTACTTTTCCTTGATATAAAATATCGTCTTTTATAAAAGTATAGGCATCCTCTCCTTCTTGCCATTGTAGCTGTTTCATTTCCTTAATTATCCTGTAATAATGTGGATAAAGGAGATAATTTGAAGTTACATCATCCATAGTAAGCAGTTTTTCCTGAGAAAAAGAGCTGAAAGAAAGTGCTAAAATTAGCCCTATCGTAAAAATAAAAGTATTGCTTTTCATTTTTAATAATTTTAATTAACAAATAATTAATGTATCAAAATTAAGTGATTTATTTAAATCTTTAAAAATTATTTTAATAATATTTATTGTGAATTTTATTTTAAAGTATTACGGGATGTTCTATTGTCTTTATTTTGGTTCTATGTTGATTTGAGTGGGTAATCAAATTTGCCACAGATTCACAGATTAGAAAAAGAGTAATTTTGTAATCTGTGAATCTGTCTTCGACAGACATAGTCTTACTTCTTTATTACTCAAGTTTCGCATAATAATTCTGTGTGCTAACATATACTTCGACTGGTCATAATTTGAGCTTTGGTACTACATTTAGCGTATTGAATATTAATTGTTTACACAGTATAGCAAAACGCAGTTTATGATCGCTCTGCATATATCTTATTAGAATAATGCATGTAAATTAATTTTAATCTGTGAATCTTTGGCTTTAATATCCCCCCCCCCACTCAAATCAACATAGAACCTTATTTTTTTTATCGCTAACTTATTTCGCAGCATTTAAAATATTTATCACGTCCTCTTTTTTTAAAAGTTTAATATTTCCTGTAGCACCAAAAATGACAACACCTTCTGCTATTTTTTCAATAAGATTATTATCCAAATCAATACCTACTTCGCTTAAATGTTCGGGGAATCCCTGTGATTTAAAAAATTCGGTAATTTTATCAATGCATTTATTTGCAATTTTAAATTTGTCATTTCCCTGTATTTCCCAGACATTTTTTCCAAGGGCAACAAATTTATCAACTGTATTTTCGTCAAGAATATACCTCATCCAATGTGGGGTAATAATTGCTAAACCCGCACCATGAGTAAGTTCAAAATAAGCACTTACAATATGTTCAATAAAATGAGTTGCCCAATCTCCTTTTTTTCCAAAACTTAATAATCCATTTAAAGCAAGGTTGCTTGCCCACATTATATTTGCTCTTGCATTATAATTATCAGGCTCTTGCAAAACTGTATCTCCAAATTCAATACAAGTTTTTATTATCGCCTCTGTAAGCCTATCCTGAACAAAAGTATCTTCAACAGCAGAAAAATATTGTTCAAAACAATGACTCATAATATCAGATGTACCTGCTGCCGTTTGATATTTGTTTACACTAAAAGTATAAACGGGGTCTAAAACAGCGAACTTAGGAATAAACAGTTCAGTTTTATAAGGTAATTTTTGATTTGTTTTTTCATTTGAAATTACAGAATTTGCATTCGCCTCTGATCCTGTAGCAGAAATAGTAAGTACAGCACCTATTGGCAATGCATTTTTTGCAACTACTTTGCCCATAAAAAAATCCCAAGGATCTCCATTATAAAATACTCCAATAGAAACTGCTTTTGCACAATCAATTACACTCCCTCCTCCTACTGCAAGAATAAAGTTAACATTATTTTTACGGCAAATTTCAATTCCTCGTTTTACAGTTTCAATTTGAGGATTAGGTTCAATATTGGATAACTCAACATAATCAAATGAATTATTTTTCAATATTTTAATAACTTCATTATATATTCCATTTTTTTTTATACTTCCACCTCCATACGCTAATAAAATTTTGCTTCCATATTTTTTTATTTCATCACTTATTTTACTAATTTCACCTTTGCCAAAATATACTTTTGTAGGTGTAGAATATTTAAAATTTATCATAGCAACAATTCATTTTTATTAAAAATAAGAAAAAAATCTTACCTCAAAAGTAACTTTTCTATAATAAAAAACCCAATTTTTTTAATAAAATAAAATAAATAGGAAGTAATTTTAGAAAATATATCAAGCATAAATCAGGCGTATCTTGCTGTTTATCTGTTTGTTAGTTTATTTCTTGTTATGCATATTATTATTTATAAATTTTTTTTACAAAAGTTTGGGAATTTTCAATTTTTGTAGTACATTTGACAAAAATATTTTTCAAAAAACATCAAGGAGGTATCAATGACAAAATTTATACAAGTTAAATGTCCACATTGCCATGCTTTTTTAAAAGATACAAATGTTCTACTTGATAAGAAAGAAAGTATCAAGATGAATATAGAACATAAAGGAAAAAAGGGTAGCATTTGGCTAAGTTCAAAATATGGCAGTGAAAAATTTACAACCGATCTTAATATCAAAACAAATGAAATTGTAGATTTTTCATGTCCTGTTTGTGGCAAAAGTTTAACCACAGATGTTGAATGTGGTAGATGCCATGCTCCTATGGCATCCTTTCATCTTTCAAATGCAAGGATTGTAAATTTTTGCACCCGAAAAGGATGTAATAACAATGTAATTGGCGAGCTTCATACAGCAGAAGATGAACTTGAATTACAACCAAAACCCAAATTTAGTTTAAAACGTATTTTTGCCGCAAGCAAAATTTCGCTTTTCAAAGAACCTGATTCTACTTATGTACACTCATTTTGTCCGCATTGTTTAAAAAGTCTTTCGGATAAAAATTCAGTTAGCCTGAAACTAATTACAGACAATAATAGAATGGGTTTTTTAATTTTAAGTCCTTTCTTGGATCAACCTTCAATAAAATCAACAATTAATATTGAAGATGGTGAACTTATTAAAGATTTATTATGTCCTTATTGTAATGAAAGCTTAATAAAAGAGGGTAAAAGTTGTAATAAATGTAAGTCAAATGTTGCAGAATTGTTAGTTCCTGCTAACTCTAGGGTAATTGGCTATAATATTTGCACAAAAAAAGGTTGTCTATCTCACGGATTAAGTAATCAGGATATTGCCAACATTGATTCATTTTATCATATTCAAAAATAAATCCTACAACTTAAGGGAGGGGCTATAATAATTTAAGCCCTAAGTCATTTAGTTGATTAGAAGATATTTTTGAAGGAGAATCAATCATTATGTCTTTTCCTGCATTATTTTTTGGGAAAGCAATGAAATTTCTTATTGAATCGCTTTGTCCGAATAAAGTACATAATCTGTCAAAGCCAAAAGCAATTCCACCATGTGGAGGTGCACCATATTTAAATGCATTCATTAAAAAGCCAAACTGTTTGTTTGCTTCATCATCAGAAAAGCCAATTGCTTTTAGCATTTGTTGCTGAATTTCCTTGTTATGAATTCTTATTGAACCACCACCTACTTCAACACCATTTATTA
It encodes:
- a CDS encoding iron-containing alcohol dehydrogenase, with the translated sequence MINFKYSTPTKVYFGKGEISKISDEIKKYGSKILLAYGGGSIKKNGIYNEVIKILKNNSFDYVELSNIEPNPQIETVKRGIEICRKNNVNFILAVGGGSVIDCAKAVSIGVFYNGDPWDFFMGKVVAKNALPIGAVLTISATGSEANANSVISNEKTNQKLPYKTELFIPKFAVLDPVYTFSVNKYQTAAGTSDIMSHCFEQYFSAVEDTFVQDRLTEAIIKTCIEFGDTVLQEPDNYNARANIMWASNLALNGLLSFGKKGDWATHFIEHIVSAYFELTHGAGLAIITPHWMRYILDENTVDKFVALGKNVWEIQGNDKFKIANKCIDKITEFFKSQGFPEHLSEVGIDLDNNLIEKIAEGVVIFGATGNIKLLKKEDVINILNAAK